The Nicotiana tabacum cultivar K326 chromosome 14, ASM71507v2, whole genome shotgun sequence genome contains a region encoding:
- the LOC107803170 gene encoding uncharacterized protein LOC107803170 — MSFMVFRRQLINLSCILNSHFPLRVCSYSSRPTRACQANEFNFVEDSKPRSAAANFGGGVFHLSPLYKDINKDSLNDCRIELVDNETWRVSSSLAEAWRDNTNVASKKKSFFIETEIDDEATSYVSLNEDGHDFDEIEDMRIRGNLFYKLDKDSKEYDEYKFEFHRRNKNKNNGNDGPKEKEKSSKVSASRVEQGLKGIDEKKQNKKEKLSYNSASPFEDFQLNEFEASTLKRLRVPTFNQLTAPYHEPFCLDIYVSKGSVRASIIHRATSKVVAAAHSISKDMKFDLGSTKNRATCAAVGKVLAQRALADDIHNVVYTPRKGEKLEGKLGIVLQSIINNGISVKVKIKQRKTKKPGFHCLTA; from the coding sequence ATGTCGTTTATGGTATTCAGAAGACAACTCATCAACTTGTCGTGTATACTCAATTCCCATTTTCCTTTAAGAGTATGTTCGTATTCCTCAAGACCCACAAGAGCTTGTCAAGCAAATGAATTTAATTTCGTCGAGGATAGTAAACCACGTTCCGCTGCTGCAAATTTCGGTGGTGGGGTTTTTCATCTTTCACCATTGTATAAGGATATTAATAAGGATTCCTTAAATGATTGCAGGATTGAATTAGTGGATAATGAGACTTGGAGGGTGTCCTCTAGCTTAGCTGAGGCGTGGCGAGACAACACAAATGTTGCATCCAAGAAAAAGTCATTTTTCATTgaaactgaaattgatgatgagGCGACTAGTTATGTGTCTTTGAACGAGGACGGTCATGATTTTGATGAGATTGAGGATATGAGGATACGCGGGAACTTGTTTTACAAGCTTGATAAAGATTCCAAGGAATACGACGAATATAAGTTCGAATTCCATAGAAGGAATAAGAACAAGAATAATGGAAATGACGGTCCAAAGGAGAAGGAAAAATCGAGTAAAGTTTCAGCTTCTAGGGTCGAGCAAGGTCTAAAGGGTATAGATGAGAAGAAGCAAAACAAGAAAGAGAAACTGAGCTATAACTCTGCCTCTCCATTTGAGGATTTTCAGCTAAATGAATTCGAAGCATCTACATTAAAGAGGTTAAGGGTTCCAACTTTTAATCAGCTTACTGCTCCTTATCATGAGCCATTTTGTTTGGATATTTATGTCTCGAAAGGTTCTGTACGTGCTAGCATTATCCACAGAGCTACTAGTAAGGTTGTTGCTGCGGCGCACTCTATTTCCAAGGACATGAAATTTGACTTGGGATCGACTAAGAATCGGGCTACTTGTGCTGCTGTTGGGAAAGTTCTGGCTCAAAGAGCACTGGCTGATGATATTCATAATGTAGTTTATACGCCAAGGAAAGGGGAGAAATTGGAGGGGAAACTTGGGATTGTTCTTCAGTCCATTATTAACAACGGCATTAGTGTGAAGGTGAAGATTAAGCAGAGGAAAACCAAGAAACCTGGCTTCCACTGCCTGACAGCTTAG
- the LOC107803171 gene encoding ferredoxin C 1, chloroplastic-like has translation MATLHFTTSPSFTLISPKNQANVAAGIHLNSPWKTKNRRISTVVRAYKVLVEHEGKTTELDVEPDETILSKALDVGMSVPYDCKLGVCMTCPAKLLSGKVDQSEGMLSDDVVERGYALLCAAYPRSDCHIRVIPEEELLSLQLATADD, from the coding sequence ATGGCAACACTTCATTTTACAACTTCTCCTTCTTTCACCCTCATCTCACCAAAAAACCAAGCCAATGTTGCTGCTGGTATTCATCTAAACAGTCCCTGGAAAACCAAAAATCGTCGAATATCAACCGTTGTCCGGGCTTATAAAGTATTAGTAGAACATGAAGGTAAAACTACAGAGCTAGATGTTGAACCTGATGAGACAATCTTGTCTAAGGCTCTCGACGTCGGCATGTCTGTACCATATGACTGCAAGCTAGGAGTTTGCATGACTTGTCCAGCTAAGCTACTCAGTGGGAAAGTGGATCAAAGTGAAGGTATGCTCAGTGATGATGTTGTGGAGAGAGGTTATGCATTACTATGTGCAGCTTATCCAAGATCAGATTGTCATATTAGAGTTATACCTGAAGAAGAGCTTTTGTCTCTGCAACTAGCAACTGCTGATGACTGA